A region from the Triticum aestivum cultivar Chinese Spring chromosome 3D, IWGSC CS RefSeq v2.1, whole genome shotgun sequence genome encodes:
- the LOC123073774 gene encoding protein DETOXIFICATION 32 isoform X1, with translation MRTLATKSWEESKLLWRLAFPAVLTEVFQFSIGFVTASFVGHIGVVELAAVTVVESILEGFAYGVLFGMGCALDTLCGQAVGAGQLDLLGVYVQQSWIVCGAAAVALTPAYAFATPILGSLLRQPAAVAVAAGPYARWAIPRLLAHAANFPLQKFFQTQSRVWALTAITGAALAIHVALTYVAVNRLGYGLRGAAVAGNVSYWLIDAAQFAYLVSGRFPEAWKGFSVLAFRNLAAFVKISLVSAAMICLEFWYYAALLILVGLLKNGQLQLDIMSVCINYEFWTMMVALGFSEAVSVRVSNELGASRPKEAKFAVAMAAMTSALIGATFMAVFFIWRRGLPRLFSDDEEVVDGAARLGYLLAVTVFFSSIGPVLSGVAVGAGWQLQVAFVNIGCYYLVGIPVGVLLGFKFKLGALGVWTGMLTGTLLQMAIVLVIIMRTEWEKQALLAAARIKEVGGKNEDQPLATAACREDEQMDTANDETYMQTRERNRELECNEQALV, from the exons ATGAGGACGCTGGCGACGAAGAGCTGGGAGGAGTCGAAGCTGCTATGGCGTCTCGCCTTCCCGGCGGTCCTCACCGAGGTGTTCCAGTTCTCCATCGGCTTCGTCACCGCCAGCTTCGTCGGGCACATCGGCGTCGTCGAGCTCGCCGCGGTCACCGTCGTCGAGAGCATCCTTGAGGGCTTCGCCTACGGAGTCCTG TTCGGCATGGGCTGCGCGCTGGACACGCTGTGCGGGCAGGCGGTGGGCGCCGGGCAGCTGGACCTGCTGGGCGTCTACGTGCAGCAGTCGTGGATCGTCTGCGGCGCGGCCGCAGTGGCGCTCACGCCGGCGTACGCCTTCGCCACGCCGATCCTGGGCTCCCTCCTCCGGCAGCCGGCCGCCGTCGCGGTCGCCGCGGGGCCGTACGCGCGGTGGGCGATCCCGCGGCTGCTCGCGCACGCCGCCAACTTCCCGCTGCAGAAGTTCTTCCAGACgcagagcagggtgtgggccctGACCGCCATCACCGGCGCCGCGCTCGCCATCCACGTCGCGCTCACCTACGTCGCCGTCAACCGGCTCGGGTACGGCCTCCGCGGGGCGGCGGTCGCGGGCAACGTCTCCTACTGGCTCATCGACGCCGCGCAGTTCGCCTACCTGGTCAGCGGTCGGTTCCCTGAGGCGTGGAAGGGGTTCTCCGTTCTCGCGTTCAGGAACCTCGCCGCCTTCGTCAAGATCTCCCTCGTGTCCGCCGCCATGATCTG CTTGGAGTTTTGGTACTACGCGGCATTGCTCATTCTGGTGGGTCTCCTCAAGAATGGCCAGCTCCAGCTTGATATCATGTCAGTTTG CATCAACTACGAGTTCTGGACCATGATGGTGGCGCTGGGCTTCAGCGAAGCAGTCAGCGTCAGGGTGTCCAACGAGCTGGGAGCGAGCAGACCCAAGGAGGCCAAGTTCGCGGTGGCCATGGCGGCCATGACATCCGCGCTCATCGGGGCCACCTTCATGGCCGTCTTCTTCATCTGGAGGAGAGGCTTGCCGAGGCTcttcagcgacgacgaggaggtggTCGACGGAGCGGCGAGGTTGGGGTATCTGCTCGCCGTCACCGTCTTCTTCAGCAGCATCGGGCCAGTGCTCTCAG GTGTGGCTGTTGGAGCAGGGTGGCAATTGCAGGTGGCATTCGTAAACATCGGTTGCTACTACTTGGTGGGCATTCCGGTTGGTGTCCTGCTTGGATTCAAGTTCAAACTTGGTGCATTG GGGGTATGGACGGGCATGCTAACAGGCACGTTGCTACAGATGGCTATAGTTCTTGTCATTATCATGAGAACAGAGTGGGAGAAACAG GCCTTGTTGGCAGCGGCGAGGATCAAGGAGGTCGGAGGGAAGAATGAGGACCAGCCATTGGCCACAGCGGCATGTAGAGAAGACGAGCAAATGGACACTGCTAACGATGAAACTTATATGCAAACACGCGAGAGAAATAGAGAGTTAGAGTGTAATGAACAGGCACTAGTATAG
- the LOC123073774 gene encoding protein DETOXIFICATION 32 isoform X2 has translation MGCALDTLCGQAVGAGQLDLLGVYVQQSWIVCGAAAVALTPAYAFATPILGSLLRQPAAVAVAAGPYARWAIPRLLAHAANFPLQKFFQTQSRVWALTAITGAALAIHVALTYVAVNRLGYGLRGAAVAGNVSYWLIDAAQFAYLVSGRFPEAWKGFSVLAFRNLAAFVKISLVSAAMICLEFWYYAALLILVGLLKNGQLQLDIMSVCINYEFWTMMVALGFSEAVSVRVSNELGASRPKEAKFAVAMAAMTSALIGATFMAVFFIWRRGLPRLFSDDEEVVDGAARLGYLLAVTVFFSSIGPVLSGVAVGAGWQLQVAFVNIGCYYLVGIPVGVLLGFKFKLGALGVWTGMLTGTLLQMAIVLVIIMRTEWEKQALLAAARIKEVGGKNEDQPLATAACREDEQMDTANDETYMQTRERNRELECNEQALV, from the exons ATGGGCTGCGCGCTGGACACGCTGTGCGGGCAGGCGGTGGGCGCCGGGCAGCTGGACCTGCTGGGCGTCTACGTGCAGCAGTCGTGGATCGTCTGCGGCGCGGCCGCAGTGGCGCTCACGCCGGCGTACGCCTTCGCCACGCCGATCCTGGGCTCCCTCCTCCGGCAGCCGGCCGCCGTCGCGGTCGCCGCGGGGCCGTACGCGCGGTGGGCGATCCCGCGGCTGCTCGCGCACGCCGCCAACTTCCCGCTGCAGAAGTTCTTCCAGACgcagagcagggtgtgggccctGACCGCCATCACCGGCGCCGCGCTCGCCATCCACGTCGCGCTCACCTACGTCGCCGTCAACCGGCTCGGGTACGGCCTCCGCGGGGCGGCGGTCGCGGGCAACGTCTCCTACTGGCTCATCGACGCCGCGCAGTTCGCCTACCTGGTCAGCGGTCGGTTCCCTGAGGCGTGGAAGGGGTTCTCCGTTCTCGCGTTCAGGAACCTCGCCGCCTTCGTCAAGATCTCCCTCGTGTCCGCCGCCATGATCTG CTTGGAGTTTTGGTACTACGCGGCATTGCTCATTCTGGTGGGTCTCCTCAAGAATGGCCAGCTCCAGCTTGATATCATGTCAGTTTG CATCAACTACGAGTTCTGGACCATGATGGTGGCGCTGGGCTTCAGCGAAGCAGTCAGCGTCAGGGTGTCCAACGAGCTGGGAGCGAGCAGACCCAAGGAGGCCAAGTTCGCGGTGGCCATGGCGGCCATGACATCCGCGCTCATCGGGGCCACCTTCATGGCCGTCTTCTTCATCTGGAGGAGAGGCTTGCCGAGGCTcttcagcgacgacgaggaggtggTCGACGGAGCGGCGAGGTTGGGGTATCTGCTCGCCGTCACCGTCTTCTTCAGCAGCATCGGGCCAGTGCTCTCAG GTGTGGCTGTTGGAGCAGGGTGGCAATTGCAGGTGGCATTCGTAAACATCGGTTGCTACTACTTGGTGGGCATTCCGGTTGGTGTCCTGCTTGGATTCAAGTTCAAACTTGGTGCATTG GGGGTATGGACGGGCATGCTAACAGGCACGTTGCTACAGATGGCTATAGTTCTTGTCATTATCATGAGAACAGAGTGGGAGAAACAG GCCTTGTTGGCAGCGGCGAGGATCAAGGAGGTCGGAGGGAAGAATGAGGACCAGCCATTGGCCACAGCGGCATGTAGAGAAGACGAGCAAATGGACACTGCTAACGATGAAACTTATATGCAAACACGCGAGAGAAATAGAGAGTTAGAGTGTAATGAACAGGCACTAGTATAG